From the genome of Longispora fulva:
GGGTACGCCAGATCGTGGCCGACCTCCTGGCTGCCGACGCCCCGTTCCTCGCGGTGTGCCTCGGCCACCAGATCGTCTGCCAGCACTTCGGGTTCGACATCGCGCCCGTGGACCCGCCGTTGCAGGGCGTGCAGCGGACCGTGGACCTGTTCGGCCGGCCGGAGGCGGTGGGGTTCTACAACACGTACTTCGCCCGGGTACCCGCCGCGCCGCCCGCCGGAGTCCGGATCGCCGCCGACGGGGACCGGGTGGTGGCCCTGCGCGGGCGGCGGTTCCGCACTTTCCAGTTCCACGTCGAGTCGGTACTCACCACACATTGTGAGGAGATCCTCCGCGAAGCCGTCGACGCCCTGCTCGAGGGAGGATGGTGACCCTGTGGGTCTGTGAGTACCCGCAGTCGGTGGATGTCCTGCGGTCCGTTCTCGGAGCAGGCGGCGGCCACCGGCACGCGGGCGCCTTCTGCCTGCCGTGTGCGGCCGGGTGTCGGTCGTGGTGTCATCATCATGAACCCGGCCGACGCTATGGCCGCCTGGCACCGCACGCTGCCGATCTGGCCGCAGCCGACCATGGCCAGCGCGGCGGCCCGATAACCAGTTGTGTCGCGGCAGTTTCCTCGCCACGGTTGCCAGGTGACTACGCGAGATCTCGGTCGGGTCGAGCGGATCGGCGACACGGTGCACCGGCCGGTCGGGCCGTGGACCCCGGCGGTTCACGGGCTGCTCCGCCATCTGGAGGCCGTCGGCTACGAGCTGGCGCCCCGTGTGCTCGGCTTCGATGAGCAGGGCCGCGAGGTACTGACCTGGATCGGCGGCGAATCCGGTCCGGACGGTTGGGCGAAGGTCGTCGACGACCGGGGGCTGATCACTTTCGCCGGCCTGCTGCGCGACTACCACGACGCTGTGGCCGGATACCGGCCCCCGGCCACGACCTGCTGGTCCACCACGACCGGCGGACCGGTCAGCGACGAGGTGATCTGTCACGGCGACTTCGGTCCCTGGAACACTGTGTGGCGCGGCGCCCGGCCGGTCGGCATCATCGACTGGGATCACGCGCGTCCGGCGCCCCGGTTGCACGACGTGGCGTACGCACTCGAGTACGTGGTGCCGTTCCGCGACGATAGCGAGTGCGTGCGGTGGCTGCGCTACCCGCGGCCGCCCGACCGGCGTCACCGCCTTGAGGTATTCGCCGCCGCCTACGGCCTCACCGACACGGCGGGCCTGGTCGATGCCGTGCTCACCGTCCAGGAAGGCGGCATCGAGGCCGTCCGGCACCTGGCGGAACAGGGCCACGAGCCCCAGGCCACCTGGGTCGCCGAAGGGCACCTGGACGAACTCCGGGCGCGCCTCGCATGGGGTCAGGCCAACCGGCACCTGATGGAGTAAGGAGTGTTGCGAATGTAGATCAGGAGCCGTAGTTGGTTCGGGTGGCTTTCTGATCTGACCAACCCCGCGCCAGGGCGAGATGGCCGGAGCGGAGCGCGTCGCGCCGTTGGGCTACCCATTGCTCAACCTGGTCTACGGATTCCGCAACGGACTGGTCTGTGGTGTCGATCAGGTGGGTGCACCATCGTCGGTCGTCGGCCGTCCACCCGGTCCAGCGGTGCCAGGCCATGCGGTGCCAACTGTCGTCGATGATGACGTCGGGTCGGTATCGGGGATCCTCGGCGTGCCGGCGGTGCCAGGCGGCCCAACCGAGGAAGGCGTCAACCGCCGCACTGTCCCATCGGCCCGAGTCACGCATGGTGAGCCTGCCGCGCCGGAGCTCGTCGGACACGTCGACCAGACACACCGCGATGCCATCCAGCAACGGGGAGGAAGGGCTGGCCAGGACCTCTCCCATCGGGGACTGCCCGGTCAGCAGGAGGTCCACTCCACGGTCCTGGTACTCCAGCGCGCGACGCACCCACAACTCGGTCATGCGATGGCGCCACTGGCGATCGGCGCCTTCCGGTACGCCGAGCTCGTCGAAGTCGTGCACGGCGACCCGCTCCAGCCGCTCGCCCACGGCGTA
Proteins encoded in this window:
- a CDS encoding aminoglycoside phosphotransferase family protein, whose product is MTTRDLGRVERIGDTVHRPVGPWTPAVHGLLRHLEAVGYELAPRVLGFDEQGREVLTWIGGESGPDGWAKVVDDRGLITFAGLLRDYHDAVAGYRPPATTCWSTTTGGPVSDEVICHGDFGPWNTVWRGARPVGIIDWDHARPAPRLHDVAYALEYVVPFRDDSECVRWLRYPRPPDRRHRLEVFAAAYGLTDTAGLVDAVLTVQEGGIEAVRHLAEQGHEPQATWVAEGHLDELRARLAWGQANRHLME